From one Perca fluviatilis chromosome 10, GENO_Pfluv_1.0, whole genome shotgun sequence genomic stretch:
- the lbx2 gene encoding transcription factor LBX2 isoform X1: MTSSKDMKAGSVLQSSGEERRRAPLDQLPPPANSNKPLTPFSIEDILNKPSVKKSVASICPPRVLEKVTGSNSARNGITTPSSPLCALEELASKTFKGLEVSVIQAAEGKDCREHVNAFGQRQTSKKRRKSRTAFTNHQIYELEKRFLYQKYLSPADRDQIAQQLGLSNAQVITWFQNRRAKLKRDLEEMKADVESLKKINPQTLQKLVSMDSIEESQGGGPEARSPSVSPTSQGHRAFPQSPSSSRDQTTDEFSEDDEEIEVDD; encoded by the exons ATGACCTCCAGTAAAGACATGAAGGCAGGCTCAGTGTTACAGTCAAGCGGCGAGGAGAGGAGACGGGCTCCCTTGGACCAGCTGCCACCACCGGCCAACTCCAACAAGCCTTTGACGCCGTTCAGCATTGAGGATATCCTTAACAAACCCTCGGTAAAGAAGTCAGTCGCCAGTATCTGTCCGCCGAGAGTGCTGGAGAAAGTAACGGGCTCTAACTCTGCGAGGAACGGGATCACCACTCCCTCCTCGCCGCTGTGCGCACTGGAGGAGCTCGCCAGCAAAACGTTTAAGGGTCTAGAAGTCAGCGTTATCCAGGCAGCAGAAGGTAAAGACT GTCGTGAGCATGTCAACGCTTTCGGACAGAGGCAGACGTCGAAAAAGAGGAGAAAGTCGCGGACAGCCTTCACAAACCACCAGATTTACGAGCTGGAGAAGAGGTTTTTGTACCAGAAGTACCTTTCTCCGGCCGACCGCGACCAGATCGCGCAGCAGCTGGGGCTCTCCAACGCGCAGGTGATCACCTGGTTTCAGAACCGCAGGGCCAAACTCAAGCGGGACCTGGAGGAGATGAAAGCGGACGTGGAGTCGCTAAAGAAAATCAACCCACAGACCCTGCAAAAGCTCGTCAGCATGGACAGCATAGAGGAGTCGCAGGGTGGGGGCCCCGAGGCCAGGTCGCCCAGTGTCTCCCCCACCTCGCAAGGACACCGGGCCTTCCCACAGTCCCCCTCCTCATCCAGAGACCAAACCACGGATGAATTCTCGGAGGACGACGAGGAAATCGAGGTGGACGATTGA
- the lbx2 gene encoding transcription factor LBX2 isoform X2, with translation MTSSKDMKAGSVLQSSGEERRRAPLDQLPPPANSNKPLTPFSIEDILNKPSVKKSVASICPPRVLEKVTGSNSARNGITTPSSPLCALEELASKTFKGLEVSVIQAAEGREHVNAFGQRQTSKKRRKSRTAFTNHQIYELEKRFLYQKYLSPADRDQIAQQLGLSNAQVITWFQNRRAKLKRDLEEMKADVESLKKINPQTLQKLVSMDSIEESQGGGPEARSPSVSPTSQGHRAFPQSPSSSRDQTTDEFSEDDEEIEVDD, from the exons ATGACCTCCAGTAAAGACATGAAGGCAGGCTCAGTGTTACAGTCAAGCGGCGAGGAGAGGAGACGGGCTCCCTTGGACCAGCTGCCACCACCGGCCAACTCCAACAAGCCTTTGACGCCGTTCAGCATTGAGGATATCCTTAACAAACCCTCGGTAAAGAAGTCAGTCGCCAGTATCTGTCCGCCGAGAGTGCTGGAGAAAGTAACGGGCTCTAACTCTGCGAGGAACGGGATCACCACTCCCTCCTCGCCGCTGTGCGCACTGGAGGAGCTCGCCAGCAAAACGTTTAAGGGTCTAGAAGTCAGCGTTATCCAGGCAGCAGAAG GTCGTGAGCATGTCAACGCTTTCGGACAGAGGCAGACGTCGAAAAAGAGGAGAAAGTCGCGGACAGCCTTCACAAACCACCAGATTTACGAGCTGGAGAAGAGGTTTTTGTACCAGAAGTACCTTTCTCCGGCCGACCGCGACCAGATCGCGCAGCAGCTGGGGCTCTCCAACGCGCAGGTGATCACCTGGTTTCAGAACCGCAGGGCCAAACTCAAGCGGGACCTGGAGGAGATGAAAGCGGACGTGGAGTCGCTAAAGAAAATCAACCCACAGACCCTGCAAAAGCTCGTCAGCATGGACAGCATAGAGGAGTCGCAGGGTGGGGGCCCCGAGGCCAGGTCGCCCAGTGTCTCCCCCACCTCGCAAGGACACCGGGCCTTCCCACAGTCCCCCTCCTCATCCAGAGACCAAACCACGGATGAATTCTCGGAGGACGACGAGGAAATCGAGGTGGACGATTGA